The region CGAAGGGCGTGCTGCTGCTGACGGGTTGGGAGCGGAGCAACCTGGGGCCTACGCTGAAGGAGCATGGGGCGCTGCTGGGGCCTGATCCTTATCCTGAGGAACACTTCTTTGAGCGCAGCGATAACTACGCGTTGGCGTTGCAGGGCGTGGTGGCGCATACGGCTGCGGGTTGGGGGACTCCTCCTACCTATCACAAGCCGGATGATGATCTGGCTCATTTGGATATCGGGTTTATGACGAGTGCGATTCAATCGCTGGTGGAGCCGGTTAGGTGGTTGGCTACGAGTGATTTCAAGCCGGCCTGGAATGCTGGTGGAGAACCCAAGAGGCAGTGACGGTGTAGTGAGACGGCAGTGACGGTGTAGTGAGACGGCAGTGAGAGGCAGGATTGATATGGCGGGATTGACGGCGGCGGTTGCGTTTGCGAAGGACAATGGGGATCGGTTTGTGGAGGAGTTGAAGGAGTTGATTCGGATTCCTTCGGTTTCGACTGATCCGGAGCGGGTGGGGGATACTCGGCGGGCGGCTCAGTTTGTGGCGGATGAGTTGGCGCGGATTGGGATGGAGAATGTGAGGTTGATTGAGACTTCGACGGAGCCCTCAGCGACGGGACCGGGACGGCAGGGGCATCCCCTGGTTTATGCGGATTGGTTGAAGTTGCCCGGGAAACCTACGGTACTTTGCTATGGGCACTATGATGTGCAGCCTGCGGAGCCGCTGGAGGAGTGGCTTTCGCCTCCGTTTGAGCCTACGGTGCGGGATGGGAATTTATATGCTCGGGGGGCTGTCGACGATAAGGGCCAGATGTGGATGCATGTGAAGGCGCTGGAGGCGATGATGGTGGCGGGTGGGGGGACGCTGCCGGTGAATGTACGGGTAATCGTAGAGGGGGAGGAAGAGGTCGGGGGTGAGGGGATTGCGGCGTTTGTGCGGGAGCATGGGGATCAGTTGAAGGCGGATGTGGCGCTGGTTTCAGATACGGAGATGTTTGCGCCGGAGCTGCCTACGTTGTGCGTTGGGTTGCGCGGGATGATCTATACGGAGATCGAGGTGAAGGGGTCTCGGACGGACCTGCATTCCGGGATGTATGGTGGGGCGGCTCCGAATGCGTTTGTGGGGCTGGCGCAGTTGATTGCGAAGCTGAAGGATGAGGATGGACGGATTCTGATTCCGGGGATCTATGACAAGGTGCAAAGGCCGACGGATGCTGAGTTGAAGGCCTGGAAGGCGCTGCCGTTCGATGAGGAAGAGTATCGGGAGGCGGAGGTTGGATCGGTTGCGCTGACTGGAGAGGCTGGTTTCTCGGTGCTGGAACGGACTTGGGCGAGGCCTACGCTGGATGTGCATGGGATGCCTGGTGGTTTTATTGGCGCGGGAGCGAAGACGGTGATTCCGGCTAAGGCTACGGCTAAGGTGAGTCTGAGGCTGGTGCCGGATATGACTCCTGCGGAGACGTTTGGACTGCTGCGGGATTATGTGGCTACGATTGTTCCCAAGGGCTGCACGGCTGAGGTGCGGATGATCCATTCCGGCGATCCGATTGTGGTGAGTACGGATAATCGGTTTGTGGCGGCGGCAACTGAGGCGATGCAGACGGTATTTCGGAAAGATACGGTGTTTGTAAGGGGGGGTGGGTCGATTCCGATTGTGGGGGATTTTGTGCGGGAGCTGGGGATTCCTACCGTGATGATGGGGTTTGGGCTGCCGGATGATAACTTGCATGCTCCGAATGAGAAGTTCAATTTGAGTAACTTTCATCGGGGGATTGAGTCGATTGTGCGATGGATGGGGTTGGTTGGGGCTTGAGAGCAGGCAAAAGCTAACCACAGAGCACACTGAGAAAACGGAGAGGACACAGAGGTGGAGGTTGCAGGGTTTTTGCTGGCGGGGGGCTTGAGCTCGCGGATGGGGCGGGATAAGGCGCTGCTGGAGTTGGGTGGGGAGACGCTGGTTGCGAGGGGGGTGAGGACGCTGGGGGAGGTGTGCGTCGACGTGGCGATCTGTGGGCGGGTGGAGTTGGGGCCGTTTGGGCGGGTGGTGGTGGATGAGGAGGCTGGGCGGGGGCCGTTGGGGGGGATTGTGGCGGGGCTTTCGCAGACG is a window of Granulicella tundricola MP5ACTX9 DNA encoding:
- a CDS encoding dipeptidase, with amino-acid sequence MAGLTAAVAFAKDNGDRFVEELKELIRIPSVSTDPERVGDTRRAAQFVADELARIGMENVRLIETSTEPSATGPGRQGHPLVYADWLKLPGKPTVLCYGHYDVQPAEPLEEWLSPPFEPTVRDGNLYARGAVDDKGQMWMHVKALEAMMVAGGGTLPVNVRVIVEGEEEVGGEGIAAFVREHGDQLKADVALVSDTEMFAPELPTLCVGLRGMIYTEIEVKGSRTDLHSGMYGGAAPNAFVGLAQLIAKLKDEDGRILIPGIYDKVQRPTDAELKAWKALPFDEEEYREAEVGSVALTGEAGFSVLERTWARPTLDVHGMPGGFIGAGAKTVIPAKATAKVSLRLVPDMTPAETFGLLRDYVATIVPKGCTAEVRMIHSGDPIVVSTDNRFVAAATEAMQTVFRKDTVFVRGGGSIPIVGDFVRELGIPTVMMGFGLPDDNLHAPNEKFNLSNFHRGIESIVRWMGLVGA